One Clostridium sp. CM027 genomic window carries:
- a CDS encoding xanthine dehydrogenase family protein molybdopterin-binding subunit: MHKINNIGKSVPRKESLDKVTGMAKYTNDYQIPGLLYARMITSPHAHAKIKSIEYADSLKSPGVRAVITGKYFPQLIGSTIIDRPPIAIDKVRYNGEPVAVVVADSEIEAEKAALLIKIQYKPLQVVNSPGEALKKDAPLVHENLGQYTIIDDTLPEANTNIANRTKIRKGDIRKALDKSEVTVEASFYFPPSDHAAMETRCVRAEILPDGRVIIYSASQAPFVIKKLISDFFKIDPGKVIVNVPLVGGAYGGKTAVQLEFIAYLCSKAVGGRQVKLTNTREEDMITSPVHIGLDAKVKLGCTKYGRLTAVKITYLFDGGAYSDRAVIISRAAAIDCTGPYNIENVWCDSLCMYTNHPYAAAFRGFGHAELTFPIERIIDILADKIGMDPLELRLRNAILPGDTSPTQTLLTRSNLGNLPKCIGRLSELIHWEEGRIAETEDGKVKAKGISFFWKNSNTALNAGGGAILTFNPDGSINLICGAVEMGQGTKTALAQILAEKMKMDVDQIHVVMDVNTQTSPDHWKTAASRTILLIGRAILRAAEDAIDQLCITAAIPLRCSTDELEVGWGRVFLKDNPQIGIKISKIAFGYTYPNGNSVGGQVIGRGSFVLKHLTGLDPETGKGNPGPEWTVGATAVEVEFDKKEYTYKITKAACVIDAGKVINPAIAKGQISGGMNQGLSFASREAFLFTDKGIIQNKQLRTYEITRFGETPEYLVDFIETPQIDAPYGARGIGEHGVIGMPAALANSLSYAAKVPLNQLPLTPEFIWKAKEGGQ, encoded by the coding sequence ATGCATAAAATAAATAATATAGGTAAAAGTGTGCCTAGAAAAGAGTCTTTAGATAAAGTAACAGGTATGGCTAAATATACCAATGATTATCAAATTCCAGGACTTTTATATGCAAGAATGATAACAAGTCCTCATGCTCATGCAAAAATAAAATCTATTGAATATGCAGATTCATTAAAATCTCCAGGAGTTAGGGCGGTAATAACAGGCAAGTACTTTCCGCAGCTTATAGGATCAACTATTATTGATAGACCTCCTATTGCAATAGATAAAGTAAGATACAATGGTGAACCCGTGGCGGTGGTGGTGGCTGATAGCGAAATCGAGGCTGAAAAAGCGGCTTTGCTTATAAAAATACAGTATAAACCTTTGCAAGTTGTGAATTCTCCTGGCGAGGCTCTTAAAAAAGATGCCCCATTGGTTCATGAAAATCTTGGTCAATATACAATTATAGATGATACGCTGCCAGAAGCTAATACAAATATTGCTAACAGAACTAAAATAAGAAAAGGTGATATTAGAAAGGCTTTGGATAAAAGTGAGGTAACTGTCGAAGCTAGCTTTTATTTTCCACCCTCAGATCATGCTGCTATGGAAACCAGGTGTGTACGGGCAGAAATATTACCGGATGGTAGGGTTATTATATACTCTGCTTCTCAGGCACCCTTTGTAATAAAAAAGCTTATAAGTGATTTCTTTAAAATTGACCCTGGTAAGGTTATTGTTAATGTACCTTTAGTAGGTGGGGCTTATGGAGGTAAAACAGCTGTACAGCTAGAATTCATTGCTTATTTGTGTTCAAAGGCGGTTGGAGGAAGACAAGTTAAACTTACAAATACAAGAGAAGAAGATATGATTACATCTCCAGTTCATATAGGTCTTGATGCAAAAGTTAAGCTAGGATGCACAAAATATGGGAGGCTAACTGCTGTAAAGATAACATATTTATTTGATGGAGGTGCATACTCAGATAGAGCGGTAATTATAAGCAGGGCAGCTGCTATAGACTGTACAGGGCCATACAATATTGAAAATGTATGGTGTGATTCATTGTGTATGTATACAAATCATCCTTATGCTGCAGCTTTCAGAGGCTTCGGTCATGCGGAGCTTACATTCCCAATAGAGAGAATAATCGATATACTAGCGGATAAGATTGGGATGGATCCTTTAGAATTAAGATTAAGAAATGCAATATTACCAGGGGATACTAGCCCTACTCAAACTTTACTCACTAGAAGTAATTTGGGAAATTTACCGAAGTGTATTGGAAGGTTATCTGAACTAATACATTGGGAAGAGGGAAGAATAGCTGAAACCGAGGATGGTAAAGTGAAGGCTAAAGGTATAAGCTTCTTCTGGAAGAATTCAAATACAGCTTTAAATGCAGGAGGAGGAGCAATTCTTACCTTTAATCCGGATGGAAGCATTAATCTTATTTGTGGTGCAGTTGAAATGGGGCAGGGAACTAAAACAGCTTTGGCACAGATATTAGCAGAAAAAATGAAAATGGATGTAGATCAAATCCATGTAGTGATGGATGTTAATACTCAGACATCTCCAGATCACTGGAAAACAGCTGCAAGCAGGACTATTTTGCTGATTGGTAGAGCAATACTTAGAGCAGCTGAGGATGCCATTGATCAACTATGTATAACAGCAGCTATTCCTTTAAGGTGTTCCACCGATGAACTGGAAGTTGGTTGGGGAAGAGTATTTTTAAAAGACAATCCCCAAATAGGAATAAAAATAAGTAAAATAGCATTTGGCTATACCTATCCCAATGGAAATTCAGTTGGAGGACAGGTTATTGGAAGAGGAAGTTTTGTTTTAAAACATCTAACAGGATTAGATCCTGAAACTGGCAAAGGTAATCCAGGTCCAGAGTGGACTGTTGGTGCAACAGCTGTAGAAGTAGAATTTGATAAAAAGGAATATACCTACAAAATTACAAAGGCAGCTTGTGTTATAGATGCAGGGAAGGTTATTAATCCAGCGATTGCAAAAGGTCAAATTTCTGGTGGTATGAACCAGGGATTGAGTTTTGCTAGTAGAGAAGCATTTTTGTTTACGGATAAAGGCATTATTCAGAATAAGCAGCTAAGAACATATGAAATTACGAGATTTGGAGAAACTCCAGAGTATCTTGTAGACTTTATAGAAACTCCACAAATAGACGCCCCATATGGTGCAAGAGGAATTGGAGAACATGGTGTAATTGGAATGCCAGCAGCGCTTGCAAACAGCTTATCTTATGCGGCAAAGGTCCCCCTTAACCAATTGCCGTTAACTCCTGAGTTCATATGGAAAGCAAAAGAGGGAGGACAATAA
- a CDS encoding FAD-dependent oxidoreductase, translating into MDEKNYVCINKQLKSKSYWIDSTNETNYKALEKDVKVDIAIIGGGITGITTALLLKNEGFKVALIEADKIAKGATGHTTAYITSQHDIIYSNLIRSVGIEKAKQYADANEGAIDFIECMVKKYNIDCDFCRLPAYIYTTDENYIDTIKEEAEAAKRLGIKAKYVEKLDLPFSIKGALCFENQAQFHPRKYLLEIAKNISSNDCNIYENTRAVDIEHDDLYTVITDTGFKVIAPIVVLASHFPFYDGLGLYFARLRPQRSYVITAKIKDELPKGTFVDAGEKGWYFRSQKYKDVQMIIIGGQDHKTAHGGDMIKHYVNLEKYAEKNFSIEKFLYRWSTQDYITIDGVPYVGNLTSSSENIYVATGYGEWGMTNGTAAANILRDIIVNKVSPYQDVYNPSRNISTDGIKNFAKENFDVAKQLIKGKLQVGQYNIELKNDEGKMVEIDGERYGAYRDKNGKLHIVDITCTHIGCELKWNSAEKSWDCPCHGSRFTFEGDIIEGPAVNRLNHYKESDNME; encoded by the coding sequence ATGGATGAAAAAAATTATGTATGTATTAATAAACAATTAAAATCAAAATCTTATTGGATTGATTCAACTAATGAAACAAACTATAAAGCTTTAGAAAAAGATGTTAAAGTTGATATAGCAATAATAGGGGGAGGTATTACAGGCATAACAACTGCTCTCCTTTTAAAAAATGAAGGGTTCAAAGTTGCGTTAATTGAAGCAGATAAAATAGCCAAGGGAGCTACAGGGCACACCACAGCTTATATTACTTCACAACATGATATAATATATAGTAATTTAATTAGAAGTGTGGGAATTGAAAAAGCTAAGCAGTATGCAGATGCTAATGAAGGGGCAATAGATTTTATAGAATGTATGGTAAAAAAATATAATATTGATTGCGATTTTTGTAGGCTACCAGCATACATCTATACAACGGATGAAAACTATATAGATACTATTAAGGAAGAAGCAGAAGCTGCTAAAAGGCTAGGTATAAAAGCAAAATATGTTGAAAAGTTGGATTTGCCATTTTCAATAAAGGGTGCATTATGTTTTGAAAATCAAGCTCAATTTCACCCTAGAAAATACCTCCTTGAAATTGCTAAAAACATTTCTAGCAATGATTGTAACATATATGAAAATACCAGAGCTGTAGATATTGAACATGATGATTTATACACTGTAATAACAGACACAGGCTTTAAAGTAATAGCTCCAATAGTTGTTTTAGCTTCACATTTTCCTTTTTATGATGGGTTAGGGCTGTATTTTGCAAGGCTTCGACCACAAAGGTCATATGTAATAACTGCAAAAATAAAGGATGAATTGCCAAAAGGTACATTTGTAGATGCAGGGGAGAAAGGTTGGTATTTTCGTTCACAAAAGTATAAGGATGTCCAGATGATAATTATCGGGGGCCAAGATCATAAAACTGCTCATGGTGGTGATATGATAAAACATTATGTTAATTTAGAAAAGTATGCTGAAAAAAACTTTAGTATTGAAAAATTTTTGTATAGATGGTCGACTCAAGACTATATAACAATAGATGGTGTGCCATATGTAGGTAATCTTACTTCTTCATCAGAAAATATTTATGTTGCTACAGGTTATGGTGAATGGGGAATGACAAATGGAACAGCGGCTGCGAATATACTAAGGGATATTATAGTTAATAAGGTAAGTCCTTATCAAGACGTATATAATCCATCGCGTAATATTTCAACTGATGGGATTAAGAATTTTGCTAAGGAGAATTTTGATGTTGCAAAGCAATTAATAAAGGGAAAACTTCAAGTTGGACAATATAATATTGAATTAAAAAATGATGAGGGAAAGATGGTAGAGATTGATGGAGAAAGGTATGGAGCATATAGGGACAAAAATGGAAAACTGCATATAGTTGATATAACATGTACGCACATAGGTTGTGAACTGAAATGGAATAGTGCGGAAAAATCCTGGGATTGCCCTTGTCATGGATCAAGATTTACTTTTGAAGGCGATATTATAGAAGGCCCAGCCGTTAACAGGTTAAATCACTACAAAGAAAGTGATAATATGGAGTGA
- a CDS encoding polysaccharide deacetylase family protein — protein sequence MKKLFNVFGLLVLLIGSVFITYKIHAPIKITETQSSVDKTTDKENIIQPTASELTLPQTSSDTTTKKAQVIYDILGTSSRPTIYPDAAMTKWRKNVVNLAKKYPSDLYINGQNVNKVVALTFDDGPDPTNTPKIIKVLRENNIQGTFFCIGKQIEACKSIIKEAYEDGNVISNHSWAHKDFATINASEIRNEVTLTENEINKVIGKTPALIRVPYGDTNDAVQNSLTTLNYKNIIWSTDTLDWEQREVDNIVKNAVENVRPGEIILMHCNEDKKVTTEALPQIISKLKEMGYSFVTVDKLLEISAYK from the coding sequence ATGAAAAAATTATTTAACGTATTTGGCCTCTTAGTATTACTTATAGGTTCAGTATTTATTACTTATAAAATACATGCTCCGATTAAAATAACAGAGACGCAATCTTCTGTAGATAAGACTACAGATAAAGAAAACATAATTCAACCTACTGCCAGTGAACTCACGCTACCTCAAACTTCCTCGGACACAACTACGAAAAAAGCTCAAGTCATTTATGATATTTTAGGTACAAGTAGTAGACCTACAATCTATCCCGATGCAGCAATGACAAAATGGAGAAAAAATGTAGTGAACTTAGCTAAAAAATATCCTTCTGACTTATATATTAATGGCCAAAATGTAAACAAGGTAGTAGCACTTACATTTGATGATGGTCCAGACCCCACAAATACTCCTAAAATTATTAAAGTATTACGCGAGAATAATATTCAAGGCACTTTTTTCTGTATTGGTAAACAAATCGAAGCATGCAAATCCATAATTAAAGAGGCCTATGAAGATGGAAATGTAATATCAAATCATAGTTGGGCTCATAAAGACTTCGCCACTATTAATGCATCTGAAATTAGGAATGAAGTAACTTTAACTGAAAATGAAATCAATAAGGTAATAGGAAAAACGCCTGCATTAATAAGAGTACCCTATGGTGATACAAATGATGCTGTTCAGAATTCTTTAACAACATTAAATTACAAAAACATAATTTGGTCCACCGATACCTTAGATTGGGAGCAACGCGAAGTTGATAATATTGTTAAAAATGCAGTTGAAAACGTACGTCCTGGAGAAATAATCTTAATGCATTGTAATGAAGATAAAAAAGTCACTACCGAGGCACTGCCACAAATTATTTCAAAGCTTAAAGAAATGGGATACAGCTTCGTTACTGTAGATAAGCTTTTAGAGATATCAGCATATAAATAA
- a CDS encoding YraN family protein, with product MKTFNKDIGALGEDISENYLENLGYRILDKNFRCKCGEIDLIAINKGYICFVEVKTRYGIHYGTPAESVTSSKQKKICKTAQVYISRKNIIDYNFRFDVVEVMLNNDNNNFLINHIEDAFQL from the coding sequence ATGAAAACTTTCAATAAAGATATCGGAGCACTTGGTGAAGATATATCAGAAAATTATTTAGAAAATTTAGGATACAGAATATTAGATAAAAATTTTAGATGCAAATGTGGTGAAATTGACCTAATAGCAATAAATAAAGGCTATATTTGCTTTGTCGAGGTGAAAACTAGATATGGAATACATTATGGAACACCCGCTGAATCGGTTACCTCCTCTAAACAGAAGAAGATTTGTAAAACAGCTCAAGTATATATTTCTAGAAAAAATATTATTGACTACAATTTCAGATTTGATGTTGTAGAAGTTATGTTGAATAATGATAATAATAATTTTTTAATTAATCATATTGAGGACGCTTTTCAATTATAA
- a CDS encoding xanthine dehydrogenase family protein subunit M, with protein sequence MIALDFEYYKPDSLDEAVELYHNLRQSGKEPLYYSGGTEIITMARRNDISTKAVIDTKGISECNVFEKRGDQLVIGAAVTLARIAENKLIPFLSKTANFPADHTSRNLITVGGNICGKIIYKEAILGYLIADSNAVIYGEKGKRIVPINRAFNQSLQLEKGELLFQLTTDVSYSDLPNICIKKTKQEKIGYPLISMAALRKHNNIQMAFSGVCAFPFRSIEMEGYINNKNVSKEKRIEQAISHLPAPILGNMQGSSGYKKFVLRNLLDYTLEILDGEGK encoded by the coding sequence ATGATTGCATTGGATTTTGAGTATTATAAACCTGATTCATTAGATGAGGCAGTAGAACTGTATCACAATCTTCGCCAGAGCGGTAAGGAGCCTTTATATTATTCGGGTGGTACAGAAATAATCACTATGGCAAGGAGAAATGATATATCTACAAAGGCAGTAATAGACACTAAAGGAATTTCTGAGTGCAATGTATTTGAAAAAAGAGGCGACCAGCTAGTAATAGGAGCTGCAGTTACGCTTGCTCGCATTGCCGAGAATAAATTAATCCCATTCTTGAGTAAGACAGCAAACTTTCCGGCAGATCATACATCGCGTAATTTGATAACTGTAGGAGGGAATATTTGTGGTAAAATCATATATAAGGAAGCGATTTTAGGCTATTTAATTGCAGATAGCAATGCAGTTATATATGGAGAAAAAGGTAAAAGGATAGTTCCAATAAATCGTGCTTTTAATCAAAGTCTTCAACTGGAAAAAGGAGAATTGCTTTTTCAATTGACAACAGATGTGAGTTATTCCGATTTGCCTAATATATGTATAAAGAAGACCAAACAAGAAAAGATAGGGTACCCTTTAATTAGTATGGCTGCACTTAGGAAACACAATAATATTCAAATGGCATTTAGCGGGGTCTGTGCTTTTCCATTTAGGTCTATAGAAATGGAAGGGTATATAAATAACAAAAATGTTTCAAAGGAGAAAAGGATAGAACAGGCGATAAGTCATTTGCCTGCTCCTATATTGGGCAATATGCAAGGTTCCTCTGGATATAAGAAGTTCGTATTAAGAAATTTGCTAGATTATACTTTGGAAATACTGGATGGTGAAGGGAAATGA
- a CDS encoding DUF2935 domain-containing protein, giving the protein MISNQKFINQSLELNLFFLRIMKEHSIFLEAAFVIKDRNLINQADAFKNEFTRLLSHAISLSDGVIPVRVLKANEISTKYTMDAERATQFATGIFIDSSVTAMENSLVPGMNNMNLSMLTEHVYALNYNSIAATNMIAKFKAKLKSDVLSCKVFTTAYPLLIDHILREAIFFATLLTRLQNGIEIDVQRDIVEQETFWNRIMSEHSYFIRGLLDPIEVELFDISNNFGKEFETLRKEASAVNKSSLELSGLTDNTLRQTIKIREFKTQATEGLLNCKIKSIIVPLLADHVLREANHYINLLELFRDK; this is encoded by the coding sequence ATGATATCAAATCAAAAATTTATAAATCAATCTTTAGAGTTAAATCTATTCTTTCTAAGAATAATGAAGGAGCACTCCATATTTTTGGAGGCAGCATTTGTTATAAAGGATAGAAATTTAATCAATCAAGCGGATGCCTTTAAAAATGAATTTACTAGATTGCTTTCACATGCAATATCCTTGTCTGACGGAGTAATTCCTGTTAGAGTGTTAAAGGCAAATGAAATTTCGACTAAATATACAATGGATGCTGAGAGGGCGACTCAATTTGCTACTGGAATTTTTATAGACTCAAGCGTAACTGCTATGGAGAACTCATTAGTACCTGGAATGAATAATATGAACCTATCCATGTTAACTGAACATGTTTATGCGCTGAATTACAATTCTATAGCAGCGACTAATATGATTGCTAAATTCAAAGCCAAACTTAAAAGCGATGTTTTATCCTGCAAGGTATTTACTACCGCTTATCCATTGTTAATAGATCATATACTTAGGGAGGCAATATTCTTTGCAACGTTATTAACAAGATTACAAAATGGTATTGAGATTGATGTGCAAAGAGATATAGTTGAACAGGAAACCTTTTGGAACAGAATAATGTCAGAGCATTCTTACTTTATTAGAGGGTTATTAGATCCTATTGAAGTGGAACTATTCGATATATCAAATAATTTTGGGAAAGAATTTGAAACACTAAGAAAAGAAGCATCTGCTGTGAATAAATCTTCATTAGAGTTATCTGGCCTTACGGATAACACTTTAAGACAAACTATTAAGATTAGAGAATTTAAGACTCAGGCTACTGAAGGACTCTTAAATTGTAAAATCAAGTCAATAATTGTTCCGCTTTTGGCAGATCATGTCCTTAGAGAAGCCAATCATTATATAAACCTTTTAGAGTTATTCCGTGACAAGTAG
- a CDS encoding M20 family metallopeptidase, which produces MKNQIINEIENIKEDLLEINDYIYNNPELGCEEFKAVEKLTSFLEEHSFKVDINIANRETAFKAIYDSNLKGPTIAFLCEYDSLPGIGHGCGHDMIGTISAGAAVALSKVISQVGGKIEVYGTPAEETFGAKVDMVEQGVFDNVDVAMMMHPYGKTCSSGSSLAMEALEFDFTGKSSHSASTPENGINALDAVLLMFNGINAMRQHVTSDVRIHGIISEGGVAANIVPDKAVAKFYIRAQKKAYLKEVIQKVKNIANGAALMTGASVKISLYEPSFDDMNTNKNLSDAFNENLRMCGITDINPPENIGSLDMGNVSYIVPSIHPLLGIGNPKLNLHTDEMAKATITHQAHNSLIIGATALACTGYDVITDNNLLSMIRKEFDDSLK; this is translated from the coding sequence ATGAAAAATCAAATCATTAATGAAATTGAAAATATAAAAGAAGATCTATTGGAAATAAATGATTATATATATAATAACCCAGAATTAGGTTGTGAGGAATTTAAAGCGGTTGAAAAATTAACATCTTTTCTTGAAGAACATTCTTTCAAAGTCGATATTAATATAGCAAACAGGGAAACTGCATTCAAAGCTATATATGACAGTAACCTAAAAGGTCCAACCATTGCATTTTTGTGTGAATATGATTCATTACCAGGAATAGGACATGGCTGTGGTCACGACATGATAGGAACAATTAGTGCCGGAGCAGCTGTTGCTTTAAGCAAAGTAATAAGCCAAGTTGGTGGGAAAATAGAAGTATATGGAACCCCTGCCGAGGAAACATTTGGTGCGAAAGTTGATATGGTTGAACAAGGAGTATTTGACAATGTTGATGTTGCTATGATGATGCATCCGTATGGCAAGACATGTTCAAGTGGATCATCCTTGGCTATGGAAGCACTAGAGTTTGATTTTACAGGAAAGTCAAGCCACTCTGCAAGCACACCTGAAAATGGAATTAACGCACTGGATGCTGTGCTATTAATGTTTAATGGTATAAATGCAATGAGACAACATGTGACCTCAGATGTAAGAATACATGGCATTATCAGCGAAGGTGGTGTAGCTGCCAATATAGTGCCCGATAAGGCTGTTGCAAAATTCTACATAAGAGCCCAGAAAAAGGCCTATCTTAAAGAAGTGATACAAAAGGTGAAAAACATTGCAAATGGAGCCGCACTCATGACTGGGGCGAGTGTAAAAATCAGCTTATATGAGCCCTCTTTTGATGATATGAATACTAATAAAAATTTATCTGATGCATTTAATGAAAACTTGAGAATGTGCGGTATAACAGATATCAACCCACCAGAAAATATCGGCTCACTAGATATGGGAAATGTAAGTTACATTGTACCATCAATACATCCTCTGCTTGGAATAGGAAACCCAAAATTGAACTTACATACCGATGAAATGGCTAAAGCAACAATAACGCATCAGGCCCATAATTCTTTGATTATAGGGGCTACGGCACTCGCTTGTACTGGGTACGATGTTATTACTGATAACAACCTGCTTTCCATGATAAGAAAAGAGTTTGATGACAGTTTAAAGTAA
- a CDS encoding DUF1523 domain-containing protein — protein sequence MIKNISYKFRDRFFSKFKIGKIIIIIIVMVGVGIFFPHFFRNTYTVTIANKRIIRHDNIDRYLIYAQMENGDIKVFEDANSLLEFKIHSEDVYWGLTINRKYEIKAYGLSIPLLSYYQNITKIKGLNREK from the coding sequence ATGATAAAAAACATTTCTTATAAATTTAGGGATAGATTTTTTTCGAAATTTAAGATTGGAAAAATAATAATTATCATTATTGTAATGGTAGGCGTAGGTATATTCTTTCCGCATTTTTTTAGAAATACTTATACAGTAACCATTGCAAATAAACGAATAATAAGACATGATAATATTGATAGGTATTTAATTTATGCACAAATGGAGAATGGCGATATAAAGGTATTTGAGGATGCTAATAGTTTATTAGAATTTAAAATTCATTCTGAAGATGTGTACTGGGGATTGACAATTAATAGAAAATACGAAATTAAAGCATATGGCTTGAGTATACCTTTATTATCGTATTATCAAAATATCACAAAAATTAAAGGGTTAAATAGGGAAAAATGA
- a CDS encoding (2Fe-2S)-binding protein, which yields MISYIETSKIELNINGEKRKLVIRPADTLLRVLREQLGLTGAKAGCENGDCGTCTVLLDGLPVKSCIMLAVEAIGHKVTTIEGLKEEPIQKAFIDKWSFQCGYCTPGFIMNCYGLITIHPDADDETIEEWLQSNICRCTSYEEIREAVKSVLLLNKK from the coding sequence ATGATATCATATATTGAGACATCAAAAATAGAACTCAATATTAATGGCGAAAAGAGAAAGTTAGTTATTAGGCCTGCGGATACCCTACTTAGGGTGCTTAGAGAACAATTGGGACTAACTGGAGCAAAGGCTGGGTGCGAAAATGGAGATTGTGGTACATGTACTGTACTCTTAGATGGATTGCCTGTTAAATCATGTATTATGCTAGCTGTTGAAGCTATTGGACATAAAGTGACCACTATTGAGGGCTTAAAAGAAGAGCCAATTCAAAAAGCTTTTATAGATAAATGGAGTTTTCAATGTGGATATTGTACTCCAGGTTTCATAATGAACTGTTATGGACTTATAACCATTCACCCGGATGCAGATGACGAAACTATTGAGGAATGGCTTCAATCCAATATTTGCAGATGCACATCATATGAAGAGATTAGAGAAGCTGTAAAATCAGTATTACTCTTAAATAAAAAATGA
- a CDS encoding phage holin family protein: MENKEKKGAFNSLTGMIIRFVVTSIILAITSFLTPGFVLVGLRSIILAAVVISLIDYLVEKLMRVDASPFGKGIKGFVIAAIILYIAQFLVPGMRVSMIGAIFASIVIGILDAILPGRAI, translated from the coding sequence ATGGAAAATAAAGAGAAAAAAGGTGCTTTTAATAGCTTAACAGGTATGATAATAAGATTTGTAGTAACTTCAATTATATTAGCTATAACGTCATTTTTAACACCAGGTTTTGTACTTGTGGGTCTACGGTCAATTATATTAGCGGCGGTAGTTATATCTTTAATAGATTATTTAGTGGAAAAACTTATGCGCGTCGATGCATCGCCTTTTGGGAAGGGAATAAAAGGGTTTGTAATAGCGGCTATAATATTATATATAGCGCAATTCCTAGTACCTGGGATGAGAGTATCTATGATAGGTGCAATATTTGCTTCAATAGTCATTGGAATACTAGATGCTATACTACCAGGAAGAGCAATATAA